The Megalops cyprinoides isolate fMegCyp1 chromosome 19, fMegCyp1.pri, whole genome shotgun sequence genome has a window encoding:
- the LOC118793970 gene encoding LOW QUALITY PROTEIN: thioredoxin, mitochondrial-like (The sequence of the model RefSeq protein was modified relative to this genomic sequence to represent the inferred CDS: deleted 2 bases in 1 codon) — translation MVYRLLVRRIWTLPIKDLCCPTFCGSPSIPSPLYASSSSLPLRSLSVISSHNVSFSVQDNKDFTERVINSSLGPVLVGFHAQWCGPCKILGPRLEKAIAKQQGRVAMAKVDIDEHTDLALEYGVSAVPTVIAIRGGNVIDHFVGIKDEEQLNLFVSKLIGQ, via the exons ATGGTTTACAGACTCTTAGTCCGCAGAATATGGACCCTACCCATTAAAGATCTCTGCTGCCCCACCTTCTGTGGCTCCCCTTCCATTCCCAGCCCCCTCTATGCCTCCTCGTCCTCTCTGCCCTTGCGGTCCCTCTCCGTCATCTCCAGTCATAATGTGTCGTTCAGTGTGCAGGACAACAAGGATTTCACGGAGAGGGTCATCAATAGCAGTCTTGGT CCTGTGCTGGTCGGCTTCCATGCTCA GTGGTGTGGACCCTGCAAAATCCTGGGCCCCAGATTGGAGAAGGCAATTGCTAAGCAGCAGGGTCGTGTTGCCATGGCAAAAGTGGACATTGATGAGCACACAGACTTAGCCCTTGAGTACGGG GTGTCAGCCGTCCCCACGGTGATCGCCATACGAGGTGGAAACGTCATCGATCATTTCGTTGGGATTAAAGATGAGGAACAGCTCAACTTGTTCGTCAGCAAGCTCATTGGACAATGA